TTTTAATAACATTTAAATTCTCCTTAATTATTTAATAAATTTCCTTGAATAAATACTCACCATTCAAACATGAAACTTCCAATATTTCTTTAATTCTCCTCCCTTCTTTAGTTTTTTGTATATTAATTACTATATTTATTGCTTCTGCTATCATATCTGGAACAGGAATAAATTGATGTGCCATCAATATTTGTTCTATTTTTTTAATACCAGCCTTTGCATTATTTGCATGAACAGTTGCAATTCCACCACAATGTCCAGTATTCCACGCCATGAGCAGTGTAAATGCTTCTATTGAACGCACTTCACCTACACAAATTCTATCTGGTCTAAATCTCATAATTGACTTCAATAAATCCTGCATAAGTATTTTTTTTGTTGATCGAGCTACAAGTTTATTTTTAATATCACATTGTAATTCTCTGGTATCCTCAATAATAGCCATGCGACAGTTTGAATCAATTTCAGATATTTTTTTTAATATTGCATTGGCAAATGTAGTTTTACCAGAACTCGTTGCACCTACTATCAAAATATTTTTTCTAATTTTTATAACTTCTTCAATAATATTTGATTGACTTAAAGTCATTATACCTAAATCTACATATTCGTTTAATGTAAATATTTTTACTGCTTTTTTACGAATTGAAAAACAAGGAGCAATAACTACTGGTGGTATCATCGCTTCAAATCTTGAACCTTCAACTGGTATTTCACCGCCTACAATTGGATTATCTGCATTAATAATTGTATCTAATGATGATGCCATTGTATTAATAATCATGCTAGCCTTTTCGTAGCGGATTTTTCCGACCATTTCCATACTTTCTCCAAGTTTTTCAATCCATACATTTCCGTCTGGATTCAACATAATTTCAACAACAGAGGGATTTTCTAGATACGGAAGTAAATCATTTCCTAAATCAAATTTTAATCGCTCCCAGTTGTCTTCATGTTTTTTATTAATCATAATATCCTCAATTATATAATTTAATCAGATTATATTTACTGAAAATCCAACGCTAAAATTATAATAAATTGGATCGTAAGCGGCTCTCCAGAATTTATTAGAGCCATATCCTGCTTCACTATCTAAGTTAAAATTTAAGTAATATGTTAGTGGCAATGAATAACCCAAATTAAATCCTCCACCTACTCCGAAATTATTAAAATATTGAATATGTCCTGCTAAACCAAAATAAAATCCCTCTAAATGCTGATCAAACCAATATAATGTTCTTAAATCCGCCCATTGATAACCATTTGCCCATGTATGGCCAATGCCAAAAGAAAAACCAACATTATTCATTATGTCTGCTTTAATATTTCCACCCCAAAAAGGACTAAAATTTCCTGAATCCATATCATTCATAGGAAAAAAAACTGCCGATGTACTAAGTGACATTTCTGAATAGGCCAATGCTTTTTCAGAGAAATTAATTAGATTAAAACTTAATGAAGATATAATTAAATATCTTTTTAAAATACTATTCATATTTTTCCTCGTTTTATTTTTAATTCTGTAGAATAAATGTTATATATAAATATAATCATGAAAGGATATTTGATTATGATAGATCTTATTTCTCTAGTAAAAGAATGTTCTCCACATGTAGCACCAGAAACAATGCTTACAATTATTCGAACTGAGAGTTCAGGAAACCATTTAGTTGTAAATGACAATACAACAAAAACTTCATACAAACCTAAAACAAAAGAAGAAGCTGTTAATTTATCATATGTTTTAATTAAAAATGGACACAATCTTGATTTTGGATTAACGCAAATTAATTTAATAAATGCTAAAAAATTTAAATTAACTTTAAATAAAATTTTTGACCCATGTGAAAATATAAAACATGGAGCAAAAATTTTTACACAAGCATTTTTAAATGCTTCAAAAGTTACAAATAACGAACAATATGCTTTATTAAAGGCATTTTCTACATACAATACAGGAAATCCCCATAAAGGATTTAAAAATGGGTATGTAAATAAAATCATAGAAAATGCC
Above is a window of Silvanigrella paludirubra DNA encoding:
- the trbB gene encoding P-type conjugative transfer ATPase TrbB; the encoded protein is MINKKHEDNWERLKFDLGNDLLPYLENPSVVEIMLNPDGNVWIEKLGESMEMVGKIRYEKASMIINTMASSLDTIINADNPIVGGEIPVEGSRFEAMIPPVVIAPCFSIRKKAVKIFTLNEYVDLGIMTLSQSNIIEEVIKIRKNILIVGATSSGKTTFANAILKKISEIDSNCRMAIIEDTRELQCDIKNKLVARSTKKILMQDLLKSIMRFRPDRICVGEVRSIEAFTLLMAWNTGHCGGIATVHANNAKAGIKKIEQILMAHQFIPVPDMIAEAINIVINIQKTKEGRRIKEILEVSCLNGEYLFKEIY
- a CDS encoding lytic transglycosylase domain-containing protein — translated: MIDLISLVKECSPHVAPETMLTIIRTESSGNHLVVNDNTTKTSYKPKTKEEAVNLSYVLIKNGHNLDFGLTQINLINAKKFKLTLNKIFDPCENIKHGAKIFTQAFLNASKVTNNEQYALLKAFSTYNTGNPHKGFKNGYVNKIIENASKIKVSDIE